One stretch of Vibrio kanaloae DNA includes these proteins:
- a CDS encoding alpha/beta hydrolase yields the protein MKYLIGAFLGVLSLPTSAESMVIVDSERDRSIPIEVVLPQDSDSCTTTEQCDVAFMSAGNRVPFTKYSFVGEMLNDRDYMTIYVDHELPSDPPLSKTGDLYKTRIENWRRGAQTLNILQHELASRFPTYDFDKLTLVGHSNGGDISTWLSNENKGYISQLITLDHKRVTLPKNEKVRVLSIRATEYPTKEGVLPTELEQKQYGSCVVELPDSKHMDLSDYGSNLAKQSMNDIIVGFLDGLACEELRVKVE from the coding sequence ATGAAATATTTAATAGGCGCTTTCTTAGGTGTTCTGTCTTTGCCTACGTCGGCGGAGTCGATGGTTATTGTTGACTCGGAAAGAGATCGTTCTATACCTATAGAGGTTGTTTTGCCGCAGGATTCTGACAGTTGTACAACAACAGAACAGTGTGACGTGGCTTTTATGAGTGCTGGTAATCGAGTTCCATTCACCAAATATAGTTTTGTTGGAGAAATGCTGAACGATAGGGATTACATGACCATTTATGTCGATCATGAACTACCAAGTGATCCTCCTTTATCGAAGACTGGTGACTTGTATAAGACAAGAATTGAGAATTGGAGGCGAGGGGCACAGACTCTCAACATACTTCAACATGAGCTAGCGAGTCGTTTCCCTACTTATGATTTTGACAAGTTAACCTTGGTGGGGCATTCCAACGGCGGAGATATCTCCACATGGTTGAGTAACGAAAATAAAGGTTATATTTCTCAGTTAATTACGCTCGACCATAAACGAGTCACTCTGCCTAAAAATGAAAAGGTTCGAGTGCTTTCCATTCGAGCAACTGAATACCCTACCAAAGAGGGTGTACTACCGACTGAATTAGAGCAGAAGCAATATGGTAGTTGTGTTGTTGAGCTTCCAGACTCTAAACATATGGATTTAAGTGATTATGGCTCTAATCTCGCGAAGCAAAGTATGAATGACATTATTGTTGGCTTTTTGGATGGCTTAGCGTGCGAGGAGTTGAGAGTAAAAGTTGAGTAG